The segment GCATCAAAcatcttcttccttccctccatccctgacaTGGCCTCCACATTCTTGCGCCAGTCGCCCACTTCCACAGGGCgctcctgcagggacaggagtAGCAGTGGCCATGGATGGGGTGTCCAGCAGCCCCACACTGTCCCACCCCACTGCACAGAGCCCTCGGCCccaagcagcacagggaaggtCGCTGCCCTGTTGCAAACACCCTCTCCATAGGTCCCAGCTCTGCCACGTGTTCTCTGGGAACATGCCCAAGTGTCTGCTCTGCCAACCCACAAGCATCCATAGATTACAAACCGTGCCCCAAAATCATCTCATGACATCTAAACTAAACTCAGATCTATTCACTGCCTGGCACTGAGGGCTGTGAATGCCGTTCTCTATGCAAAGGGCTGAGATGTGCTAcacaagaacaggaaaaggcaggaaaatcaGTCAAAAATGGAGGTTTCATCTGATCCACTGAGCTGGGACCAAACCTTTGCAGGGAGGCCCTAAGAAAGGGGCACAGCTCTTGCCATTGGGTGCCTGCAAACCCCAGACAGGTTTGGGCATCGTTCTCTGTCTCTGCTAGAGACCTCCCTCTCTCACATCTCTGCAAAGCTGGTGTGATGTGGGCCATACATCTCAAGCCAAATGCGCTTGCTGGGCTGGCTCTGCCTTATCTAATCTGGGTTTGGGAATTTCCCGAGTGTTTTCTGGGCATGATTGCACTGAACAGGAGCTCTCCTGGTTCCCTACAAGACCAAAGACAGCACAAAAGACATGCCAAGGGAGCCCCAGCTGAAAGACCCCACATGCTCTGGGAGGGAAGAGCAACATGGACACAGCCCTAAATCTCACTTGATATCATCCACCAGGTACCTGGCGCAGTCAAACTGCTCCCATGTGGTCCTGCAATGTCCCATCTTCACAAGGACTGCCCTGTGCTATTTCTCAGGTTACAAAGGATGAACAACAACCCACGAAGGCCCTTGGACCACGAGCATCCCTAGGAGGTGCCTCTGGAAGAGCCACCCACCTTCTCCGTGTCCTCCTTCTTGACGGACTTTAGGTTGGCTCTCAGGTCCATGGACACCTTGTGCTTGGAGCCCAGCAGAGCCCTCAGCATGGCATCGGCAGACACACGGACACGGCGCAGCGGAGGCCGCTTGAACTTCCCTCGGAGATCCAGCACTTTGATCTTCAGGTCTTTAATCTGCATGTTGGAGAAGGGAGCAGGAGCCAGGGGTCACTGCTGCCCCACGTGAAGGAGCCCTCGCTGCCATGGAGGGGTCTGAGCCTCTCCTGCAGCCATGAGGACCATCCTCAGCACCGCACTGTGCAcctgagcacagagctgctgtcattgcctgctcccagcctgcagACATCCCACGACAAGAAGCTCTCAGACCCATGAGGGTCAGAGGAGGAGGTTGCCTGTGGACCCAGTGGGCAGTTGGAGTTCCCTGAGGCTGGGAAGAACCTTGGGCACAGCGATGTCTTGCAGAGCAAATACCAACCCTTAGATAACCCAGGTGTGTGTCCCACATCCAAGCTCAGCCCAGTCCATGACAGACTCCAAGCTACCGTCTGGATGGGAGTTAACGCAGGAGCAAACTGCCCATCCTGCCTCCTACCTCCCGAGTGTTATGGTTGCATTTTGCTTCGATGTCATATCTCTCTTCATCCACGATTTCAACCTTCTCATGCAGTTCCCTGCACAGGTCCTGGGGGACAAGCACAAGAGGAGAGCAGTGAGCGATGCCCCTCCATGCCCCCAAGGACGTTGCTCCAACCTTGGACCTGAGAAATACCTGGAGCTGGCTCAAGGAAAGCCCAGTGGTGCGCAGCGGTGTGATGCGCTCAGACAGGTACCTCTCCTTCTCTGCCTGCTTGTCCACAATCTCCTGATCCCactcttcctttgcttttgccAGCATCAGGCTCTACAAGCACAAGCAAATGGCACAAGTGTGAACAGACAGGCTCCTCTGTtccccctgagcatcctcacgTAGCCTCTGTAGGATGGGACAGGCCTGTCTgcctccaaaccccatccctgctggAGCTGTCCTCCCAaggtccctgtgctgctgcagcacacatcAAACAACCCCTGCACCTTTCGTGTGGTGGCCCTGGAGGTGCATGGCCGGAGGCACCACGGGGTGGTGGTCCTGATGGATGCTGATGTCAGCGCTTCCTCTGCATGGGTTTGCCCTGCTGGGGCACTAAATGGTTCTCCCAAGCCACAACCCGGGGAGCTCTCAagctgatgctgcagagctgctggtgcaCAAACACGAGGTCTGTGGCTTTAGAACTGAAGGCGTCAGAGTCTCTCCCCACCTCAGCAAAGGGGAGGTTTGTTTGGTGCATGGACCACAAAGCCCACATGAGTGAGGGATTCGGGGAAGACAAGAGGTGGGactgggagctgctccccaAGGGCCattcttctgctgctcttcatggCTGTCCCACCAATCACACACCCAACGCCAGCTCCTTTTCCCCAGCAAGTTAAAGCCCAGGGAGTTTCCAAGCCTCAGGACTCACCTTCAACAAGAGCTTGCGTGAGGCTGTGATCTTGGATTTTCTCtaggggaaaggggaggggggaaaagaacaACAAACCTTGAAAACAAGCTCACAgcaaacacagagcagcactgggatcACTACCAAAAGGAGAAGCACTTACCTCCCTGCAGGCAGGCGTGCATTCAGGAAGGAGCAATAAGGAGCAAGAGAAGAGAACAGGGCATCAGTGTGTAAGAGTCAAAAAGACGGGatagaaaatcacagaatcccagcttggtttgtgttggaatggactttaaagcccatccagttccaagccacTGCTCAGGACCACTACTCAGGAAGCCAAAATGCCATTAAAACGTGGCCACTGTGCCCACTGTGCCAGCCTCAGCTCAGTCCCTCCAGTTCAGGCCTCATTCATGAGGTCCccatggagctggggctggcacACAGggtagaatcataggatcacagaagagtttgggttagacaggaccttaagatcatccagttccaaccccctgccatgggcagggacacctcacactaaaccatggcacccaaggctctgtccaacctggccttgaacactgacagggatggagcattcacaacttccctgggcaacccattccagtgcctcagcaccctcacaggaaagaatttcttccttagatccaatctaaacttcccctgtttaagtctgaacccatcaccccttgtcctgtcactgcagtccctaatgaagagtctctccccagcatccttataggcccccttcagatacttggaTCCTGCTCAGGTCTGCAGACCTGGGGCATCTCGGTGTCATTGCTCAGTGGAAGCTCTGCAGGGAGGTTTCTCCCTTCTGTTCATCCCAGGGAATAGGTTCTACCTGCACAATGTGCTGCTACAAAGAGCCTCATGGCAAAGCGGGTGGTGCCCACCTCAGATCCCTATGTTGGGATCTATAAAAGCTTGGAATCAGACATTGGAATCACTACTGACTTTGATTTAAGGGTAGTTTTTGCAATGGGAATGGCATAGAGGTCTTGAGCACGGGCTGCTCTCCCGGCTGAACCCTTCCAAACACAGACACTcagccagcacaggcagcctgtGGCCAGACCAGGATTTGATGGAATCCAAGGGGAGCGATGCTACTTACGGCTCTGGCATTGCGGAGTCGAGTTGTTCACctgcagggaaaagcaaaacgtaccaaaaaagggaaagaagccGAAACAAAGGAGCAAATCCTGAATCCACCCGAACGCGGAGCACGAGATGTCCTGAGGTCCGGTGCTGCCCCGTGCTGTCAGCGGAGGGAAGCGACTCCATCCCGCTGGGAAGCACCAAGACAACCTGGGGCAAGCTCATTGCAGGCAAGCTCCAACCTGCCTCCAGCCGGCCCTGCAGGACTCGGGCTCTGCTCCTTAGGGGTTTTCCCAAGCACGGAGCTGCTCCCACATGGACTCCATCACCCACCCCGGCTCAGGGAGAGGGGATGGATGAGAGTGGGgatggaaagagaaggagaaatggGGGGTCCCTGCACCATGTGAGCTCGGAGCGtcccatcccacagctccccatTGGCAGCCACAAGGGTGCTGGAGCCAAAATCCATCTCAGGAGTGGCAGAGCAAAGGACAAAGCATCACAGGGAAGCAGCTGAACAGATCCCTGCGGCAGCCCCAGCGCTGGTGAAACACGCACGGGCTCATGGTTTAAATGTCCTAGGTAATCCTATGCCCTGGCAGCTGCTTCCAacagctctgcttcccagcactgcctccaGCATTCCCAACTGCACTGCTTCCCAGCATTCCAacagctctgcttcccagcactgcctccaGCATTCCCAACTGCATTTCTTCACCGCACTCCATCCAGCATTCCCAACTGCACTGTTTCACAGCTCTGTCTCCAGCATTCCCAGCTTCACTGCTTCGCAGCACTGCCTCCAGCATTCCCAACTGCACTGCCTCCAGCATTCCCAACTGCACTGCCTCCAGCATTCCCAACTGCACTGCTTCCCACCACTGCCTCCAGCACTTCCCTCCCATGCCAAGAAGCTGAGGCACTGTGTAAACCTAAGTAATAGAGAAGCATGGGGGGAAAAGCCCACCAATTCAATCGTTGACTCTTTCCAACCAGGAGAAAGGAGCTGATCCCACATTTCagacagaaacagtattttccagtGGTGGATTTAATCAATTTCcttgcattttttgtttgctttaatctCTTTGCATTCCCCTCTATTTGGAACCCCAAAGATTCCtgctgggggaaggaaaaagcaacaggTCTGGTCTCCAACAGCTGCTCCCAGATTCATGGAGCCTTTGCCAAGCAAATCCCAGTGCACATCCCGGCTGCATCCACTTGTAGCTGTCCTGTCCCCGAGCCCCCCCCATTGCCATAGCCTGAAGGAATGGAGTTTGTGTGGGAAATGCCGAAAGATCCCAGCAGGAATCATCTCCCTCAGAGCCTGACCTGGGTTTACATGGAAAATATcccaaaagctttttttctccccaaagcCACATCAGTTGGGTGCAGCCAGAGCCTGTGCGGAGGGGTCTGGGGGGACAAcaggagcacaggcagggaagGCAGCTCCTCTCTCCTGACCCTGGTGTGTTGAGTGGGTCAGGTCTCAGCTGCTCGCTCCAGTTTGTCCCTGGGGGGGGCAGAGAAGCCTTTGGGCTCTCTGCGACTGGGCAAAGCCTTTCAGCGTCTCCAGCATTCCCTGTTGGAGCACAGCCGGCACCCCTGGAAGGTGGGACCCACACCACCCCTCACACCAACGACCTCTACCAAGGTCAATTGATTTTTAAGGCCAAAGAGCCCTAAATTGGCTTCCCAAGGGACAGCCAGGAGTGTGAGACATCCCCAGCAGCCTTGTGCAGGGACTTTTGGGCTCCAGCTGGACCTCGAGCATCCACGAGACTTTATTCCCTGACGGGGACAAGAGGACCGGGATGAGTTTATTCCGCACTATTTGTCCACCCCCAGCCATGAAAAGCTTAAAAAGCTCATTAAACCATTAGATCCTGGGAAACTTCACAAGAAACAGCACCATAAATCCAACCCCCACCACTCCCAACATCCCCTCGCACCCCAGAGGCATCCCACAGGAGCCTCACCTCCTAGAGACACTGGGATAAGCAGGCAAAcgctcccagagcagctcccacaATGGGGCTTTCAGCAGCCGTTTCCCATCGCACCCTCTGTCCGAGGCATCCCCATGGACCCGCACTGGGCAGAGCCTTACCTGGGTGCTGTGTGGCTGGGCTGGGGAGCGCCGCGCACTGCGGGGACCGGCGCTGGAAGGGGCAGGGTGGAAGCGCAGCCGGGCTGCGAGTGGCCGGTAAAAATAGCCCCGAGCCCCCCGCGTGTGCTCGCGTTGGCTGCAGGCGCCGGCACGGCTCGGATGGGATGCACACACCTGCGGCTGCAGGAGCGCGCATGGCACACGCGTGTGCTGAGCATCCTGTGCCTGGGAATCACACCAGGCTGGCTGCCCAGTGCCTTACACATGTGTTGTGTGTGAGCGTGTGTTGTGTGTGAGCGTGTGTTGTGTGTGAGCACACATGTTGTGTGAGAGCACACGtgttgtgtgtatgtgtgtagtGTGTGAGCATGTGTGATGTGTGTGAGCGTGTGTTGTGTGTGAGCACAGGtgttgtgtgtatgtgtgtagtGTGTGAGCACGTGtgttgtgtgtatatgtgtagTTGTGAGAGCACACGtgttatgtgtgtgtgtgttgtgtgtgaGCACACGTGTGTGAGAGTACGTTGTGTGTAAGCGTATGTTGTGTGTGAGCACACGtgttgtgtgtatgtgtgtagtGTGTGAGCATGTGTGATGTGTGTGAGCGTGTGTTGAGTGAGAGCACACATGTTGTACTTATGAGAGCACATGTGTTGTGTGTGAGCGTGTGTTGTGTGTGAGCACAGGtgttgtgtgtatgtgtgtagtGTGTGAGCACGTGtgttgtgtgtatatgtgtagTTGTGAGAGCACACAtgttatgtgtgtgtgtgttgtgtgtgaGCACACGTGTTGTGTGAGAGCACACGTGTTGTGTGTGAGCATATGTTGTGTGTGAACATGTGTTATGTGAGAGCACGcatgttgtgtgtgtgtattgtgTGAGCACGCATGTTGTGAGCACACATGTAGTGTGTGAGCACATGTGTGTGAGCATGCGTGTTGTGTGTGAGCACACAGACATGACCATGATGCATCACACAGATGTGCTCTTCATGGCACATCTGCCTTGCTCCTCTCCCATGTAAACCAGCATCAGATAGGCTGCAAAAACCCTGTCTTGTGCCAGGAGGCAAACCCGTGAGCCCCAAACCCTGCACTGAGCTTCTTGGTAGAAAACCTCCTTGGGTTTATGCTTCTTttagttcttttcctttttcctttcacaaaatGAAGGCGGGGGGGAGAGCTCGTGTGGTGCTGACCCCATGCACTATGGTGCACACATGGAGCAGGGCAAGGAACTGCCATGGGGTGGTAAGGTGCATCCAGATGATCGGTTGGGACCAAGGATGGGGCAGACCCCACTTTGGGGGGGACAGGAGCACTCAGGctcacccagcacagcaccatgcTTTGGGATGCTCAAGCAACTCCCAGCCCCTCCCAAGCCATATTTTCCCCATGGAATTCCCAAAAAGCAGCACCAAAGCTGCAGTCTTGCCCCCTTGCACCCCACAAAGCCCCATGCCCTGTGTCCCTTCGCAGCCCACACCTGTTCCCAGGGATATTTTTAGGGGCAAGTTTAGGAGCAAACAATTCCCATCCCAGCAGGGACAATGCCCGGCATTTTAATCCGGGGGCTATTATGGTCATGGACACGCAGCTGCATGTGCGAGGTGGCTGCCATGGTGGGGACCAGGCACTGCCCCTGTCCTGCAGAGCCGgcttcccagctccttccctgtGCCTGGGTACCACGGTGGGAGCTGTGCCCAGGGGGCAGGAtgcagcagcccccagcctggAGCCATGGGGGTGATGGACACAGTCCCATCGTGTTAGTCCAGCACCAGTCACATCCCAGCGAGCCCAGGAGACCCTCCCTTATGCCCACTCTTCTCAGGGCCCCCTCCAAGGACACTTTCCCCTTCCCTAGCTCCCAGAGCAGTGGATCTGTTCCCAGCCCCAAGGAGGAGGCTTTATACCGGCCCCGTTAGACCTTTATAAGGCAACAGCCCCCGCGGGGCCAGGCCTCCAGCATCTTTCCTCCCAGCTGCCTTGGGATTGTTTTCAGAGCACAGAGGAGCCAAATTTAGCCGGTGACAAAGGCGCTGCATTCCCCACAACCGTGCCCCGGGGACCTGAGCAGGGACCGGGCTGCTTCAGATGCCATTTGCTCCAGTCTCAGGTTTCTTCCTCTGCTGGGACCTGGAgtgaggagggggaaagggcaGGAGTGGGATTGGGCAGCAGGACCCCTGGATTCAGGGCTTCAGCATCGGGTGCTGCCATGGGgggccagcagcaggagcccagggtcttcccatccctcctctcCAGCTGATGGGATGATGAGGATGTCTTGGGTCTCCATCCCCAGCTCAGAAACCACAATCAGCTGCCCCAAGATGAGGGCTGTTTTATTAGCTACCACCCGAGGTTATGGGCACCCCCCAGAGCTGCTGGTAGGTGGGAAGGGGGCAGGCTGGAAACCATGGGGCAGGGCAGCACTGAAGCCAAATTCAAAGCAAATATCCTCCCATCAATTCAAGTGGTTCCCCATGGGATGCCATGGAGGGGGTGACACCAACAGAGAAATGTATGGGGAGCACACACCCTATAGAGTGTCCCTATAGGTCCAAGTGGTCCTACAGGTCCCCTGTGATCAGCCTTTTACAAGTGGACAACCTTACACATGTTTAGATGGACTTGAGCAGCTCCCCTCTCCCGCTGGACATGCTGAGTCCCTGGAAGATGTTGGTGCTTCCTCACTGATGGGCATCAGCCCCACAGGaacagcaggggctgcaggggctgcccTTCAGCTTCAGGTCGAACTGCAATGGGGCTGCAATGGTCCCTGGTGTCGGGCCTCCAAACTCAGAAGGTATCTGACAACGGGATCAGGTTGGTTGCTCCATATGAAGCCTGTTTCCCTGCAGAAGCAGGCTTGCAGCAAGGCTGGAGGGATTCCTTTCCCTCCTCAAGGCCCTGGAGCCATCCCACCCATCCTGTCCTTGCCCTGGTCCTCCTCTCACCCACCCCAGTGAAACTTCAAATGAGGACAGTGGGAGACAAACCTTCTATGTCTGGGAATATAGAGGAAAAGGTTGGTTTTCCTTAAATGCTTTGGGGATACCCAAAATGTTTGCAGAAGAGGCCAAAGCTGAGGAGGGGTCTCTCAAAGCAATGGGGTTCTTTATGATCCCCAGCATAAAGTGTTCCCTGCCCCATGCTACTGGCAGGAAGTAAAGTCTTATATCAGGAGGAATTTCCTACTTTGGGATAGTGGAAAGACATAATTCCAATGGAGCTGAGCACCCACCGAAGGATTCCAGCTCTCCATGGTTTTGCCAAGTAACATGTGAAACCTCAACACTGATCTTATCGACTCTGATAAAACAAGAGGAGGATATTCAATCTGTATCAATGGGCTGACACGGTTGAACAGTGATGTCAGTTTAAATATCCTAAAACCTAGCCTGGTTTCCAGGCTaaggcaaaatatttaatggagaaaaagagaCTATTCCAAACAATCCCAAATTTCAGGCCTTTTTAGACACTTTTTAAGGGGGGTAAGGAGAATTCTTAGACATTTTGAGGGTATTTCCAGGCCCTGCCATCTGTCTCTGAGATACTCGATGCATCTCAGCATCCCttttgctgcagggctgggctgagccATCACCAGGGCATTGGGgttgttctgcctggagaaggaagctgcatggagacctcagagcagcttccagtgtctgaagggggctacaaggatgctggagaggggctcttcatcagggactgtagggatagggcaaggagtgatgggttcagactgaaacagggcaagttcaggttggagatacagcagaagctgttccctgggatggt is part of the Melopsittacus undulatus isolate bMelUnd1 chromosome 16, bMelUnd1.mat.Z, whole genome shotgun sequence genome and harbors:
- the TNNI1 gene encoding troponin I, slow skeletal muscle isoform X1, which encodes MSLPQVVLVLPSGMESLPSADSTGQHRTSGHLVLRVRVDSGFAPLFRLLSLFWYRKSKITASRKLLLKSLMLAKAKEEWDQEIVDKQAEKERYLSERITPLRTTGLSLSQLQDLCRELHEKVEIVDEERYDIEAKCNHNTREIKDLKIKVLDLRGKFKRPPLRRVRVSADAMLRALLGSKHKVSMDLRANLKSVKKEDTEKERPVEVGDWRKNVEAMSGMEGRKKMFDAAKSPTGQ
- the TNNI1 gene encoding troponin I, slow skeletal muscle isoform X2 codes for the protein MLAKAKEEWDQEIVDKQAEKERYLSERITPLRTTGLSLSQLQDLCRELHEKVEIVDEERYDIEAKCNHNTREIKDLKIKVLDLRGKFKRPPLRRVRVSADAMLRALLGSKHKVSMDLRANLKSVKKEDTEKERPVEVGDWRKNVEAMSGMEGRKKMFDAAKSPTGQ